The following proteins are encoded in a genomic region of Micromonospora olivasterospora:
- the hemE gene encoding uroporphyrinogen decarboxylase, producing MSTDTTGTAARDGEPRRGGPADSPFVRACRRQQATHTPVWFMRQAGRSLPEYRAIRANVGMLDSCRRPDLVAEITLQPVRRHGVDAAILFSDIVIPVAAAGVDLDIVAGTGPVVAEPVRTLADVERIRPITREDVSYVDEAVRLLVAELGATPLIGFAGAPFTLASYLVEGGPSRTHAKTKALMYGEPELWHALCARLAEVTLAFLRVQIDAGVSAVQLFDSWAGALSEADYRRYVLPHSTTVLSGLADAGVPRIHFGVGTAELLGAMGEAGADVVGVDWRTPLDVATRRIGPDKAVQGNLDPSVLLAPWPVVEAEVRRILGQGRAAPGHVFNLGHGVLPETDPDVLTRVVALVHEVSARRAG from the coding sequence ATGAGCACCGACACCACGGGCACTGCCGCCCGAGACGGAGAACCCCGCCGCGGCGGGCCGGCCGACTCCCCGTTCGTCCGGGCCTGTCGTCGCCAGCAGGCCACGCACACCCCGGTCTGGTTCATGCGACAGGCGGGCCGGTCGCTGCCGGAGTACCGCGCGATCCGGGCGAACGTGGGGATGCTGGACTCCTGCCGCCGCCCCGACCTGGTCGCCGAGATCACCCTCCAGCCGGTGCGCCGGCACGGGGTCGACGCGGCGATCCTGTTCAGCGACATCGTGATCCCGGTGGCCGCCGCCGGGGTGGACCTGGACATCGTCGCGGGCACCGGGCCGGTGGTGGCCGAGCCGGTGCGCACCCTCGCCGACGTCGAGCGGATCCGCCCGATCACCCGCGAGGACGTCTCCTACGTGGACGAGGCGGTGCGGCTGCTCGTCGCCGAGCTGGGCGCCACCCCGCTGATCGGCTTCGCCGGTGCGCCGTTCACCCTGGCCAGCTACCTGGTCGAGGGCGGGCCGTCGCGCACCCACGCCAAGACCAAGGCGCTGATGTACGGCGAGCCGGAGCTGTGGCACGCGCTCTGCGCCCGGCTGGCCGAGGTGACCCTCGCCTTCCTGCGGGTGCAGATCGACGCCGGGGTGTCCGCGGTGCAGCTCTTCGACTCCTGGGCCGGCGCGCTCTCCGAGGCCGACTACCGGCGGTACGTCCTGCCGCACTCGACGACCGTGCTGTCCGGGCTGGCCGACGCGGGGGTGCCCCGCATCCACTTCGGGGTGGGCACCGCCGAGCTGCTCGGCGCGATGGGCGAGGCCGGCGCCGACGTGGTCGGCGTGGACTGGCGTACGCCGCTGGACGTGGCGACCCGGCGGATCGGCCCGGACAAGGCCGTGCAGGGCAACCTCGACCCGTCCGTGCTGCTCGCCCCCTGGCCGGTGGTCGAGGCCGAGGTGCGCCGGATCCTCGGCCAGGGCCGGGCCGCTCCCGGCCACGTGTTCAACCTCGGTCACGGCGTGCTGCCGGAGACCGACCCGGACGTGCTGACCCGGGTGGTCGCGCTGGTACACGAGGTGTCCGCGCGCCGGGCCGGGTGA